From the genome of Procambarus clarkii isolate CNS0578487 chromosome 83, FALCON_Pclarkii_2.0, whole genome shotgun sequence, one region includes:
- the LOC123768681 gene encoding DNA ligase 1, which produces MVVSGSLLEDWNATDDGMMSLYGQAEEVTFGNSEELGNESSSEGEEEDDGDEEDDGDEEDDVDDNDGDDDEDDDSTGSDSGDEKNESEEESEDENLDEGIHGEKLGGGHTLGKGKPNIKVTKTVTKDPTSKEDALKKKHIVFDEDEDFENLPIPDSLVASSKSQSYEPEDSDSDAAPDEASIAMGKMQADSEENKKRKEIMRLKQQTKEARKRKQERNELQQAAKRKRLAKQSTKRLSDNLLKAVIAEQKLNPKQKAATQKNERKIKTFEDNENISNDSPVDETIDKEMITLQRGIKVRTLKQETKKNLSIAEKAAEFKQRVLYDGKIKRIESKDLRQIDVKQEKSGKKYIPSK; this is translated from the exons ATGGTCGTGAGTGGTTCTTTGCTAGAGGACTGGA ATGCCACAGATGATGGCATGATGTCATTATATGGCCAGGCTGAAGAGGTTACATTTGGAAATAGTGAAGAACTAGGAAATGAAAGCAGTAgtgaaggagaggaggaggatgatggaGATGAGGAGGATGATGGAGATGAGGAGGATGATGTGgatgataatgatggtgatgatgatgaagatgacgATTCTACTGGAAGTGACTCTGGTGATGAAAAAAATGAAtccgaggaagaaagtgaagatGAGAATTTAGATGAAGGAATTCATGGGGAAAAATTGGGTGGAGGCCATACATTGGGAAAGGGAAAACCAAATATCAAAGTTACCAAGACTGTTACCAAAGATCCAACATCCAAAGAA GACGCATTGAAAAAGAAACACATTGTGTTTGATGAAGATGAAGACTTTGAAAACCTGCCTATTCCTGATTCTCTTG TTGCAAGCAGCAAATCCCAGAGTTATGAACCGGAGGACTCGGATTCTGATGCAGCACCAGACGAAGCATCCATTGCCATGGGAAAGATGCaggccgacagtgaagaaaataaAAAACGGAAAGAAATAATGAGACTGAAGCAACAGACCAAAGAAGCTAGAAAAAGAAAACAGGAGAGAAATGAACTCCAACAGGCAGCGAAG CGAAAACGTCTAGCAAAGCAAAGTACAAAGCGATTATCAGATAATCTTCTTAAAGCTGTAATTGCAGAGCAAAAATTGAATCCAAAACAGAAAGCAGCAACACAAAAAAATGAAAGAAAGATTAAAACATTTGAAGACAatgaaaatataagtaatgatagCCCAGTGGATGAAACCATTGATAAGG AGATGATTACCTTACAACGAGGCATTAAAGTAAGAACTCTGAAGCAGGAAACAAAGAAAAACCTTTCTATAGCCGAGAAGGCAGCAGAATTCAAACAGAGAGTGCTTTATGACGGCAAAATCAAAAGAATAGAAA